The DNA segment ttttggtattcttaagtaaataaattttcattttttttttcttgtttcagataatttattaaatttgaatgaGCTAGGAAttaggaaatttttattttaggtaaagagaagttggaaagaaataaggaacttacttttttttttttttcaaaattaaactcttaaagattttttttttagattttagatctctaagaatctttttattttaaagaagaagttttatttttccaagtctttatgaaataaaatttttcctaTTTAGCACAAGAtgctaatttaaagaaataaattatttttgaaaaaatatatgatagataATTCATGATTAAGATAGCTTACCAAGATAttaactcaaataaaataaattaaaacggtaattttggattttcttaaaagaataatttttcattagttttattttcattattatttatttaaggaattggttgttgtcatttggaatttcaaattccttttgggaCTTTTCTTTATTTGGGTTAGGTGGTTCTCCAAGCTTTTCCCctagagagaagaaaaatgacACCTAAATTGGTCATCCAGGCTCTCCCCcttgagaaaaaaaggaaaccGTTTAGTTTGAAAAGGAAAGTTCAAGGACAAAGAATATGAAATGTATCTCTATTTGGTACAAAAATCCGAATTCAAGTAAGaaataaaagttttggaaattctcataatggataatttattttaagataattaccaaaattatcttaaagtctcttttccaaaatattaagtgggaaTGAGTCATAGGCAAGCCAATAGCCTCCAAAATCGAgtccatcttgattttgggcTTATCACCATCATAAAGATGGGGTGGCccaaggaatcaagggatatggactatcctttatggacaagactatatatgtttgtagtgggagtggtcaatcctaaagatggaactcttcacttgataacattgatgtcaaggatcttggttacaCACTTAACTTTTACATGAAGTAGTAGAATCACGTAAAGTGGTCTCACTTGCATAGGCGAAGGGGTAAAcataaaggtatgttgatcaatGACTTGGGATAACCTTTGGAGGTTTAAGGTaggttgattaattagagaAGGTCTCTACCTAGTAATAAGAGTCATAACCTGCTtaaagtaggcttgattcttatgatactaggttACCTTGCATGgatatatgtagtttgagaataataattttttgctaaattaattaccaacttgccttgaatgctcactttctttttattaatatatgaaattattatttttgttataggCATCATGTCTTTAACCTATcaccaattattttttgtttaaattggatctaattatatattgaaaataatttagataTAATATTAATTGCATAGAAGCTGATTTTGGTAAAGTTTGTTATTTCCTTTGAACAAACCTATCATAAAGTAAGAGAATCATATCAAAGGTGGCATAAGACGGATCAAaagactaaggtggtgtttgttttttagctgaatagaaaaagccaaatattttggctttttctattcagctaaaagtaccTTATTAATActaaccaacataattaaagtgaacttattatcaataagtttagtttaatgatgttggttgatgtcaatgagttacttttagctgaatagaaaaagttaaaatatttggttttttttattaagccaaaaaacaaacacaacctaaGTCTCTTATACTTGGGTCTTTAGATAAAGTGTTGCAAAAGCAATACATGTCTATTGTCTTAGTCTATGATATTCTCCTTAAAGTTGTaagggttatttggtgataagggcaaATCAACTAAACAAGTTGCCCttaagactattatgaacaccagGATTCATGTTATCTTAGAGATCTTACCAGATTCCTTTGGGATGGGTAAGAAGATTCTCAAAGAGTAGAAaggtgttcatatggaagtcaaggTTCTTCAGACTCTTCTATcaagaagaacaacaacaacaccaaataaagaaagttCAAGAAAAGGAATAAGAAAACAAACTCATGGGCAATGATTCCTTTGTGATATTTTGGGACACTTAAGAAAGGAATGCTTGGAGTGCTTAAGGATAGACAAGTACACATCATGTTCTTAGTGTTGAATAcatagtggtggatttcaccaattgtggtggatagattccagGCCCACTATGTGTAGTTCTTTACAGggttttcaacaagtgagaaggtcacatgatgggattgtacttaccttagcttcaaTTACAAGATTAGTTGTGCAAGTTAGTAGGaggttttacattttttatgtgagactccattatcactttgccaaaTAATGAGAATAGTCAAAATCTCATTAAAAGAAATaacctagcactaatcaaacatttggATTATAatgcctaggtcatattaatctatgTAGGATCCAAATACTAATTAAGTTTGGACCTTCTTAGTCCAAAAGATCTTTCAGTTTATGAAtcctatatagatggtaaaatacCAAGATgcccctttatttttaaaggacttgGAACCAAGGAATGCTAGGAGTTAGTGCATAACCTTTTCGTGTTTATATATGGAAAGTATGGGTATTTGatcttttattgataaatactTTAGTTTTGGATATGTAGATAGGAAATCTGATGCCTtggataaattcattgaatttaaagCTGAATTGGATAACCTATTGGGTAAACATATCTAGGCACTTCGATTAGATTGAAGTGGTTAAtctagtaagtttgattctttccaaaTAGAGCATGAGATCATATTCCAATTGTGTGCACCGACGACTCCATTTCAAAATGGAGTAATGGAAAAAAGATATTGAACTTTAATAGACAAAGTGAGATCAGtgattggtttctcattacTTCCCATATTCTTTGGGGATATATCTTAATGATTGTATAATACGTCTTTTTCTAAAGAAGTGTATCAATTTATATGATATCCAAGAGGATTTAAggattattactttatagtcAGGATTATCAGAAGGTGTTTGTTGTTACAAATACCAGATTTCTAATgaagaatatatataatatgtaatAAGACAAACAATGATATAGATCGGAGAATACTAGAAGATAACCCCCCTATACACAAGATACTATAGATCCAATACCAACCATTCCCATTTCTAGTACACTGATGCCTTGTCATAGTGGGAGGGTTGTTAAACAACCTGATCAATTCATGTATTTGGGAATGCCTTTCGAGGCCATTATAAAGGAACTCGATCCCATAGATTACGATACAACAATGAGCAATGTGGATGCACATATTTGGCAAAAAGCTATAGAGGCAAAGTTAGAATCCTTGTGATTTTAATGTAATATGGGTTCCTATAGAAGTACCTGAAGGGACAAAAGAGTATATGGaaaaagttgagatttatgTGGCTAGTTTGTAGCTAAAGGCTATAGTTCTAAACATTATTTCGAATATGGGAAACCTTTTCACTAGTAGCCATGTTCAGATCCATCAGAGTACTCCTACCCATTGTGATATatcttatttatgagatattgcaataggatgtcaagatagtgttcttaaacgattatcttgatattagcatctatatgatataattagatattttcatattaaaaatactatggAAAAAATTATCACGataatttttggtaattaattaaataaaaaaaattatttcattataaaataattatcttttaatattttttttataagataacttttaatataaatatattaagatattttaaaagtCAATATATATTACACCACTTAAAATAAGGTGAGTTAGACTCTTCAACTACTTAGAAAATAAGGTGAGCTTTGATCGTGTTTGATTGAAGctaacaacaatttttttcatcGAAATTTCGTCAAAAAAATACCAACAACAAGAGATATTTTCCCCACTTCATCGATTAATCGGTAGATATCGACATTTTGGTGAAACATGTCGATTGTTTTGAATATTTCTACCCTTCGATATTTCGATCCCCTGTTTCGTTTCCATGACTATTGAAACGTGATATTTTGACGGAATTTCACCGAAATTTATggaaattttcatccatgacTATTAGAATGGAATATTGGGTCTTATTTCCCCTTGAGATTTGAACTTAGGATTTAAGCTAGTCTCCAAAATTAACCATCCtcgattaatttttatttacttaaaatttgtttttttaaattccaaactTATAAAGATTTGTCTTTTTTACTTGGTCAAGCTTAGGTTAACATGTACATTAGTTAGGTTAGAAAACACAGGTCTTTGTATCATTGGATATCACCATAGTAATCCTTGTGTCGACCAAGTGGTCGTTTGTCGCTTgtttcttttagttgttttaactTGTAGAATATTAGCCTTTACTAAAACCAAGTTCTGAAAAGTTaattgaagtaattttttttttaaaagtagtatttagaaaatatatatttcaaattctttcatGGAAATCCCCAAAAAAACTAGAAGTTAAAATTGCAAAAAGCATACcaataaatcttaaataaaattaatttatcaatggGTCATCAACACGCCATAACAAAATCAGAAGACAACCAAAAAAGAGTTggaaaaaatttacaaaataaaatacacaaaatagaaaatttacaattaataataaaagaaatcagTTTGGTGACTTCACCCTATCCCTCAGTAATGCCTCCACAGCTCTCCCTCCTGACACTAAAGCTCCATCAAACGTAGCTGAAGTCACGTGATCTCCACACACGTATATACCCGACCCTATCCTCGGATCTTGTACCAAGTTCGTGGGCGGGCTTTGATTCGGTTGTGCGAACCCGACCCTGTAAGTCCTCAAGTGCTCCCACGACCCTACGATTGATTCTCCGAACCAATCCGAGAGCTCCCCAATAACCTGGGCCGTTAGATCAGCATCCGAAACGGCGTCGTATAGCCCGATTAGAGAAACCGATACCAGAGCCTTCCCGGGTGGGCCATACGATGGCGCCACATTTGTGGCGAAGAACATATTGTTCACTATCCCCTTCCCCGAACCGTTCAGAAAGAGAATCGGTTCGCGAACCGGGATTTGTCTGCGGTCTGCGGAGAAGTACAGGCAAACCGTGCTCCGAGCCGGTTTTTTCTCTGCTGGTTTAAGCCCCAGGAGCTTGGCAACCTCTGGCTCTTCAACTGCAACCACGACGCCAAGCTCGCTTTTGATGGTATCTCCATTCTGCAACCTCACTGTCCCCGAACCGGACCGGTCCACGGAGACGACCTTCGAGTTCAGCAGAACCGAACCGGTCGGCAGCTTCGAAGCCAACTGTTCGGGAATTGCAGATATGCCCTTCGCCGGAAGAGTATTGTCGCCGAGAGCGAGGCATTTGAAGATAAAATCGAAGAGCCGCGAAGTGGTCTCGAGCTCTCTGTCGAAGAAGACGCCGCCGAAGAACGGCCGGAAGAATCTGCCAATGATTGATTCAGAAAAGCCGAATTTCCTCAAAAACTCAATGGTAGGGACCTCGTCGGCCGCCAAAATCTCCTCGTCCGATCGGCTCAAAACCCTCAGTCTCGCCAATCCGATTAATAATTTGTCCAGAACCGTCCCGATCGGATTCGTTAATGTTTGAATCGAGTCCCAAAAATGCAGGACCGGGTCCGCGACGGTGTGAAAGCCTCCGCCGTAGTAAACTCTAGCTCCGGCGTAGAACTTCTGAAGGTCGAGGGCTTGATAATCCAGAAGCCTCTTGGCTTCAGGATAGGCAGTGATGAAAATCTGGAAGCCGCGGTCGAGAAGGAATCCAGCGACGGGATCGGTCCTGACGCGGCCGCCGACGGCATCGGAGGCTTCGAGAACGAGGAAAGGGATATTCTCAGAATGGAGGCGGGTGGCGGCGGCGAGGCCGGCTAGACCAGCGCCGATGACGACAACGCCGGTTTGGCGTTCAGATGGGGAGAAGCTTCCGGGAGAGTCAATAGATAATTGTACGGAACGGGGTTGAAATGAGAAGCGGCGAGGAGTAGGGAGGgagggaagagagagagtgagacTCATTGAAGAGTGAAGAGGATATGAGATGGATTTATGGAGCTGCTTTTCCTGCCAATTATCCCGATGGAGCTTTGGCTTCATGCAATTTATCtccatacaaaaatatccaaaataaaatcttataaattttaatatcccaatgttaaaaaaaaacacatactttaaaattttatttgtaccGTGAAAACAGCGCTTTTAGAAAgcacttttaaatttaaaaaaaaaagga comes from the Vitis vinifera cultivar Pinot Noir 40024 chromosome 12, ASM3070453v1 genome and includes:
- the LOC100264044 gene encoding 15-cis-phytoene desaturase, chloroplastic/chromoplastic, which gives rise to MEINCMKPKLHRDNWQEKQLHKSISYPLHSSMSLTLSLPSLPTPRRFSFQPRSVQLSIDSPGSFSPSERQTGVVVIGAGLAGLAAATRLHSENIPFLVLEASDAVGGRVRTDPVAGFLLDRGFQIFITAYPEAKRLLDYQALDLQKFYAGARVYYGGGFHTVADPVLHFWDSIQTLTNPIGTVLDKLLIGLARLRVLSRSDEEILAADEVPTIEFLRKFGFSESIIGRFFRPFFGGVFFDRELETTSRLFDFIFKCLALGDNTLPAKGISAIPEQLASKLPTGSVLLNSKVVSVDRSGSGTVRLQNGDTIKSELGVVVAVEEPEVAKLLGLKPAEKKPARSTVCLYFSADRRQIPVREPILFLNGSGKGIVNNMFFATNVAPSYGPPGKALVSVSLIGLYDAVSDADLTAQVIGELSDWFGESIVGSWEHLRTYRVGFAQPNQSPPTNLVQDPRIGSGIYVCGDHVTSATFDGALVSGGRAVEALLRDRVKSPN